The following nucleotide sequence is from Barnesiella viscericola DSM 18177.
TGCTATGGATATGTGACCATTTCATATTCAGCAGCTACTTCGGCAAATACATACTCTCGCCGACCATCAGTTTCGAATTTGCCGTATTGAGCAACTTCATGTGCTCCTATTTCTGGATCTGGAAAAGCCGGGTGGGGCACCGTTCCACACGCGACTTCTTCCTCCGTTTTCTGGTCTTCAACCTCTCGTCGGGAGCCGGCTTCCTCATCAAGATGGTCTTCCTGCTCATCTTCCAAAAGATTTTCGAGTGGAATGTGGTCTATTGTAACCTGGCCGCCCTGCTCATCTCGGGCATATTCAACTACCTGGTAGCCGATATGCTGGTATTCAAATCGCGCAAACAGGTGAAAGTGGGCAGCGTGGGCGGAGGCAATAACGAAGAGTGCGACTCGATGGGTGCCTGATTCTTCATATAGAGAGGGGGCCACTACACTACACTACACTACACTACACTACACTGCTCTACACTACACTACTCTACACTACACTACTCTACTTATTTCACTTATTAACGGCTCCTTTACTCTTTCCTTCTCTGTTTAGGCGTGTTACCTACTTTTCTGACTGTCGGGAGTAGACTTGCATTCACTCTCCAACAAGTTCCGCCGGCAGACTCTATCCATTCCCCACACACTCGTAGCAACACCACACCAACACAAGGTGTTCTCACAGACTTTCACTCCCGGCAATAACGTGTATCATAAAAGAAGCGAGGCCAGTTTACAGCTGGCCTCGCTCGGTTCAAATATCTATCGCAACGGTGTATCAATACCCTCCTCCCAACGCATGATAGAGATTGATAACCCCCTGTATCTCGTCGAAGCGATCGGCTACGGCCGAGAGTTCGGCATCGAGCAGAGTCTGTCGGGCGGTGAGCACTTCGAGGTAGTTTTGCGAACTGTGCAGCATCAACAGTTCGGAACTGCGCACGGCCGATTCAAGCGAAGCAATCTGCTGCTCGTCGAGTTTCAACCGCTGGCGGGCCGTCTGCCACTGCAACAGGGCACTGTTCACCTCGGTACCGGCATCGAGCAACGACTGCCGGAAGGTGAGCAAAGCCTCCTCCTGTTGGGCCTTGGCCACTTTCAGGTTAGCCACATTCTGCCCCCGGTTGAAGAGCGGCTGTACCAGCGACCCCACGGCCGAGAGCAGCCACTCGCCGGGATTGGTAATGAGGGCTCCGGCCGCATTGGTCCACCCGGCCGACCCGCTGAGGGTAATCGACGGATAGAAGGCGGCATAGGCCTGATTGGTCACATAAAAGGCGGCAGCCAGGGCAGCCTCGCTCTGCCGCACATCGGGACGCCGTTGCAACAGTTGCAAGGGCACTCCTACCAAGAGGGTGTCGGGGAACGACTGGGCATCGAGCGTGGAGCGTTCGATCTGCCGGGGCACATCGCCCAGCAGCGACGAGATGGAGTTTTCCATCTCGGTAATCTGTTGCTGCAACGAGAGCAACGAGGCATCGACCGCCAGTTTGCTGGCCTCGATTTGAGCCACGGCCATCTCGGTAGTCTGCCCGGCTTCTTTCAAGGCCTTCATCACCCGCAGATTCTCGGCCCACAGCTCGGCCGTCGAGCGACTTATCTCATACTGCTTGTCGAGCATCAACAGCGAGTAATAACTGTTGGCGATGGTGGCCACCAGCTGGGTCTGCACCGCCTGCCGGTAGGCCTCGCTCTGTTCCAGCACCGCTTTGGCCTCGCGTTTGGCATTGGTGATGCGACCGAAGATGTCAATCTCCCAATCGGCCGAAGCCGCCAGATTATAACTCTTGGTGGCACTCTCTCCCTCGACCTTGCGAATGGTTCCCTGCGGGGTAAGCGATACCGAAGGCAAGTAGGCCAGTTTCGAGGCAGTGAGCAAAGCCTCAGCCTCTTTCACTCGCAAGCGGGCGATACTCAGGTCGGTATTATGGGCAATCCCGGTCTCGATCAGTTGCTGCAACAGCGGGTCGGTGAAGAGCTCCTGCCACGACAGGTCGGCAATCGAAGCGGTGTCGCCGCTCACCGCCAGACGCTGATAGAGGCTGTCGGTCTGAGGCATCTCGGGACGTTCATACGTGCGGTATTGGCAACCGGTCAGGCCGGTCAACAAAAGCAATCCTATATATATCTTTTTCATATCGTCAGTGAGTTCTTGAAGTCGTATCATTTCTTTTCGTCTATTTGCGGCAACTTGCGAGCAGGCATCAGTCGCTCTTGCAGCGTCTGGAAGACAATGAAGAGCACGGGCACGATAAAGAGCAGGGCTATCGTACCGATGAGCATACCGCCCACAGTACCCACACCGATCGAGATATTACCATTGGCCCCTACCCCCGTGGCAAACATCATGGGTAGCATACCGAATATCATGGTGAGCGAGGT
It contains:
- a CDS encoding TolC family protein, with amino-acid sequence MKKIYIGLLLLTGLTGCQYRTYERPEMPQTDSLYQRLAVSGDTASIADLSWQELFTDPLLQQLIETGIAHNTDLSIARLRVKEAEALLTASKLAYLPSVSLTPQGTIRKVEGESATKSYNLAASADWEIDIFGRITNAKREAKAVLEQSEAYRQAVQTQLVATIANSYYSLLMLDKQYEISRSTAELWAENLRVMKALKEAGQTTEMAVAQIEASKLAVDASLLSLQQQITEMENSISSLLGDVPRQIERSTLDAQSFPDTLLVGVPLQLLQRRPDVRQSEAALAAAFYVTNQAYAAFYPSITLSGSAGWTNAAGALITNPGEWLLSAVGSLVQPLFNRGQNVANLKVAKAQQEEALLTFRQSLLDAGTEVNSALLQWQTARQRLKLDEQQIASLESAVRSSELLMLHSSQNYLEVLTARQTLLDAELSAVADRFDEIQGVINLYHALGGGY
- a CDS encoding GtrA family protein, whose translation is MKAGILKLRIYLQFVVSRLFGTGVDTFVLWICDHFIFSSYFGKYILSPTISFEFAVLSNFMCSYFWIWKSRVGHRSTRDFFLRFLVFNLSSGAGFLIKMVFLLIFQKIFEWNVVYCNLAALLISGIFNYLVADMLVFKSRKQVKVGSVGGGNNEECDSMGA